A window of the Anoplolepis gracilipes chromosome 11, ASM4749672v1, whole genome shotgun sequence genome harbors these coding sequences:
- the Rhogap100f gene encoding rho GTPase-activating protein 100F isoform X10, with the protein MGPPRRGSTTLAADGFARQTGETGETGETGETERRKEKTDGIRGWWAAGRKGGEELQEPPPASERGCKSATAAWMSLLSLCDRMCGTAAWLVPVTCLRGEGRGEVTDISASPGRQAPANQLRPKEPPPMVIQGDFRKVSGISTEIFKQIETVENDHDASTAAALEAVERRGEMVVRVIEPRQMGRQASEAAKKFIAMQHRLMMWKKDPKHPIHFVEIIKRPGQTLGLYIREGNGVDRNDGVFISRIALETAVYNSGCLKVGDEILAVNLVDVTHMSLDDVVIIMSIPRRLVLATRHGPHQPVSHVRQTEHKAPPVVVIKRELNEDENDHVTSNHVRDGSSRRRGDGREMLPSRSRLGLTGLGSSQDLGSSNGDLYYNSRPEGHWSYQPPPPPVITHQPKPSSTQHFQPYERGYPKTLESLAEKDFTKVHPFYAGTMMPSSNGRRMSTGGGMQSVGGRLSGQTAQSTHYGFSQHTGSGRIMPRSGSDQHLPRVDYTSITTPARHTLLRSSLKSGTSALRYNTRYGGQTDITSAAQRQGQFGTLTRRHRPSLDYASDTEATCSSSPKSAYYYYRHNMNNPPQSSVVSHLATLSRSQIGQSSSGLRSNSLPRSGRTLPQQPGLRSGLSTVASGLIDQEDSDGALSAPELPSIRRDRGRIPSSPSVFTSDEYRAWLSRTPSTSALYEQIRATTSRPPRYTYSAENIHAAVNQGEYGSYGGYRPLSSTLDRLSTRSASAQQVNLANLRASTAISSTCHRGTTNPRPASVASSARSSLVAQKSSLTSSVSQRATSVRRIRNLLDLESTRSIPTPTPTRTQGQILLDINPAEFLKYKIEKPPTVGTPSSTSSLLSSLGETTGGDFASGVSGLLSVHLLAGRGLRTTTTSSAATTPSTPSGQPNLASCGLRDLYCVLECDRVHKARTVVRTGDLMFDWDETFELDLVGNRQLDLLVYSWDPQYRHKLCYKGSVHLASLLKESPEHQLAVKVEPRGTIYLKLRYTDAQQTFRRRGLPVISLATRVAPLFGVDLDTVVSRETKTGGVPGGVSTALAMGVPNIPIIVWRCVEEVERRGLDIIGLYRLCGSATKKRILREAFERNARSVNLSPDNVPDINVITGVLKDYLRELPEPLFTKCLYQMMVDALAVCLPDDPQGNAKLMFSILDCLPKVNRCTLIYLLDHLAMVVSQCNKMSPASLAVCFGPVLMLHSDENGPPLDFQQPIAVLKYLLEIWPVKSVRKTSSVGSTLPRVMPAVERSSSQQHLQQAQQLVQQQLQVQLQGTLGRTGLPWQQPPSLHHQPPQTTVAAVLGPSIRPPPPVKPRQSKRKLPALPNR; encoded by the exons CGCCCCAAGGAACCACCCCCCATGGTCATTCAAGGAGACTTCAGGAAA GTGAGCGGGATCAGTACAGAGATCTTCAAGCAGATCGAGACTGTCGAAAACGATCATGACGCTTCGACAGCGGCGGCCCTCGAAGCTGTCGAGCGGAGAGGCGAGATGGTCGTGCGTGTCATTGAGCCTCGGCAAATGGGTAGACAGGCTTCCGAGGCggcgaaaaaatttattgctatgCAG CACCGTTTGATGATGTGGAAAAAG GATCCTAAGCACCCTATCCACTTTGTCGAGATAATCAAACGACCGGGACAGACCCTCGGTCTCTACATACGCGAGGGCAACGGCGTCGACAGGAACGATGGAGTTTTTATTTCCAGGATAGCTCTGGAGACCGCCGTCTACAATAGCGGCTGTTTGAAG GTGGGCGATGAAATCTTGGCGGTGAATCTGGTCGACGTGACGCACATGAGTCTCGATGATGTCGTCATCATCATGTCGATACCAAGGCGACTCGTCTTGGCCACGAGACACGGTCCACATCAACCGGTTTCACATGTCCGCCAGACCGAGCACAAGGCGCCACCCGTGGTAGTTATCAAGAGGGAATTGAACGAGGATGAGAATGACCACGTGACAAGTAATCATGTCAG AGATGGCAGTAGCCGTAGGCGAGGCGACGGCCGCGAAATGTTACCGTCGCGATCGAGACTCGGTCTCACGGGTTTGGGATCAAGCCAGGATCTTGGATCGAGCAACGGTGATCTGTATTATAATTCACGGCCGGAAGGACACTGGTCCTATcaaccgccaccgccgccggtTATCACGCACCAGCCGAAACCTTCATCGACGCAACATTTTCAACCGTACGAGCGTGGTTATCCGAAAACGTTGGAGAGCTTAGCTGAGAAA GATTTTACAAAG GTACACCCCTTCTACGCGGGGACCATGATGCCCTCGTCGAATGGCCGACGTATGTCGACGGGTGGCGGAATGCAATCAGTCGGCGGCAGGTTGTCGGGTCAAACCGCGCAGTCGACTCATTACGGCTTCAGCCAGCACACCGGAAGCGGAAGGATCATGCCGAGAAGCGGTTCCGACCAGCACCTACCCCGAGTCGATTATACGAGTATCACGACGCCGGCGCGACATACCCTTCTTAGATCCAGCTTGAAATCAG GTACATCAGCATTACGTTACAACACGAGGTATGGTGGACAGACTGACATAACGTCCGCCGCGCAGAGACAAGGACAATTTGGCACCTTGACGAGGCGACATCGACCTTCGTTGGACTACGCCTCCGACACCGAGGCTACTTGCTCCAGCTCGCCGAAATCAGCGTATTACTATTATAGGCACAACATGAATAATCCACCTCAAAGTAGCGTCGTATCGCATTTAGCTACTCTTTCGAGGTCACAAATCGGTCAGAGTTCCTCAG GTTTAAGGTCAAACTCGTTACCACGAAGCGGTCGGACGTTGCCCCAGCAACCCGGTCTCAGATCGGGTCTCAGCACGGTCGCGTCGGGCCTGATCGATCAAGAGGACAGCGACGGTGCTTTATCGGCACCGGAATTGCCTTCCATCAGGCGTGACAGAG GCAGGATACCGTCCTCGCCGAGCGTATTCACGTCGGATGAATATCGCGCCTGGTTGAGTCGCACGCCAAGCACCAGCGCCTTGTATGAGCAGATCAGGGCGACCACAAGTAGACCACCTCGTTACACATACAGCGCCGAGAATATTCACGCAGCCGTCAATCAG GGTGAATATGGCAGTTATGGTGGGTATAGACCGCTCTCGAGCACGCTCGATCGCCTGTCGACAAGATCGGCGTCGGCCCAACAGGTCAATCTCGCAAATCTCAGAGCGTCAACGGCAATTAGCTCGACGTGTCATCGCGGTACAACGAATCCAAGGCCAGCCTCGGTAGCATCGAGCGCGCGCTCGTCGCTCGTGGCCCAGAAATCGTCGTTAACGAGCTCCGTGAGTCAACGGGCGACATCGGTCAGGAGAATTAGAAATCTGTTGGATCTTGAGTCTACGAGGAGCATACCTACCCCAACGCCTACCAGAACTCAGGGTCAAATACTGCTAGATATTAATCCTGCAG AGTTCCTCAAGTATAAGATAGAGAAGCCGCCGACTGTGGGCACTCCGAGCTCAACGAGCTCCCTTTTGAGTTCACTCGGGGAGACAACTGGTGGCGATTTCGCGAGCGGAGTCAGCGGATTATTATCGGTCCATCTTTTAGCGGGACGCGGGCTTCGAACGACTACGACCTCATCGGCTGCCACTACACCTTCCACTCCTTCCGGTCAACCAAATTTAG cTAGTTGTGGCTTGAGAGACTTGTACTGCGTACTGGAATGCGACAGGGTGCACAAAGCTCGAACAGTAGTACGAACCGGCGATTTAATGTTCGACTGGGACGAGACCTTCGAGCTGGACCTCGTAGGCAACAGGCAGCTGGATCTGCTCGTTTACTCTTGGGATCCGCAGTACAGGCATAAACTCTGCTACAAGGGATCGGTGCATTTAGCGAGTTTGCTGAAAGAGTCACCGGAGCATCAGCTAGCTGTCAAAGTCGAACCACGTGGCACAATCTATTTAAAACTGCGATACACCGACGCTCAACAAACTTTTCGTCGAAGAGGTCTACCAGTCATATCCTTAGCTACAAGAGTCGCGCCTCTTTTTGGGGTTGATCTGGATACAGTA gtAAGTCGAGAAACTAAGACTGGCGGAGTTCCCGGTGGAGTTTCCACGGCTTTGGCGATGGGAGTGCCGAACATTCCGATTATCGTATGGCGTTGCGTCGAGGAGGTGGAGAGAAGAGGGCTCGATATCATCG GTTTGTATAGACTTTGCGGTTCGGCGACCAAGAAGAGGATACTTAGAGAAGCTTTCGAAAGGAATGCACGATCCGTAAATCTGTCGCCCGACAACGTACCGGATATCAATGTCATCACTG GCGTTCTGAAAGATTATTTACGAGAACTTCCGGAACCTCTCTTCACGAAGTGCCTCTACCAAATGATGGTCGATGCACTAGCCGTCTGTTTGCCAGACGACCCACAGGGCAATGCTAAGCTTATGTTCAGTATACTAGATTGTCTGCCTAAAGTCAATAGA TGCACATTGATTTACTTGCTGGATCATCTGGCGATGGTGGTATCGCAGTGCAATAAAATGTCACCAGCAAGTCTTGCCGTTTGCTTCGGCCCAGTATTGATGTTACATTCAGATGAAAATGGACCCCCGCTAGATTTCCAACAACCGATAGCCGTACTGAAATATTTGCTGGAGATTTGGCCAGTCAAGTCAG TTCGGAAGACTTCTTCAGTCGGTTCAACACTTCCTCGAGTTATGCCAGCAGTCGAGCGCAGCAGCAGTCAGCAGCATCTGCAACAGGCGCAACAGTTGGTGCAGCAACAGCTACAGGTGCAACTACAGGGAACATTGGGACGCACAGGGCTGCCTTGGCAGCAGCCACCCTCACTTCATCATCAACCCCCCCAAACTACGGTAGCCGCAGTCCTCGGGCCCTCCATTCGTCCTCCACCACCGGTCAAACCTCGACAG AGCAAGCGCAAATTGCCGGCTCTACCAAACCGCTGA
- the Rhogap100f gene encoding rho GTPase-activating protein 100F isoform X7: MGPPRRGSTTLAADGFARQTGETGETGETGETERRKEKTDGIRGWWAAGRKGGEELQEPPPASERGCKSATAAWMSLLSLCDRMCGTAAWLVPVTCLRGEGRGEVTDISASPGRQAPANQLRPKEPPPMVIQGDFRKVSGISTEIFKQIETVENDHDASTAAALEAVERRGEMVVRVIEPRQMGRQASEAAKKFIAMQHRLMMWKKDPKHPIHFVEIIKRPGQTLGLYIREGNGVDRNDGVFISRIALETAVYNSGCLKVGDEILAVNLVDVTHMSLDDVVIIMSIPRRLVLATRHGPHQPVSHVRQTEHKAPPVVVIKRELNEDENDHVTSNHVRDGSSRRRGDGREMLPSRSRLGLTGLGSSQDLGSSNGDLYYNSRPEGHWSYQPPPPPVITHQPKPSSTQHFQPYERGYPKTLESLAEKDFTKVHPFYAGTMMPSSNGRRMSTGGGMQSVGGRLSGQTAQSTHYGFSQHTGSGRIMPRSGSDQHLPRVDYTSITTPARHTLLRSSLKSGTSALRYNTRYGGQTDITSAAQRQGQFGTLTRRHRPSLDYASDTEATCSSSPKSAYYYYRHNMNNPPQSSVVSHLATLSRSQIGQSSSGLRSNSLPRSGRTLPQQPGLRSGLSTVASGLIDQEDSDGALSAPELPSIRRDRGRIPSSPSVFTSDEYRAWLSRTPSTSALYEQIRATTSRPPRYTYSAENIHAAVNQGEYGSYGGYRPLSSTLDRLSTRSASAQQVNLANLRASTAISSTCHRGTTNPRPASVASSARSSLVAQKSSLTSSVSQRATSVRRIRNLLDLESTRSIPTPTPTRTQGQILLDINPAEFLKYKIEKPPTVGTPSSTSSLLSSLGETTGGDFASGVSGLLSVHLLAGRGLRTTTTSSAATTPSTPSGQPNLASCGLRDLYCVLECDRVHKARTVVRTGDLMFDWDETFELDLVGNRQLDLLVYSWDPQYRHKLCYKGSVHLASLLKESPEHQLAVKVEPRGTIYLKLRYTDAQQTFRRRGLPVISLATRVAPLFGVDLDTVVSRETKTGGVPGGVSTALAMGVPNIPIIVWRCVEEVERRGLDIIGLYRLCGSATKKRILREAFERNARSVNLSPDNVPDINVITGVLKDYLRELPEPLFTKCLYQMMVDALAVCLPDDPQGNAKLMFSILDCLPKVNRCTLIYLLDHLAMVVSQCNKMSPASLAVCFGPVLMLHSDENGPPLDFQQPIAVLKYLLEIWPVKSDSSEDFFSRFNTSSSYASSRAQQQSAASATGATVGAATATGATTGNIGTHRAALAAATLTSSSTPPNYGSRSPRALHSSSTTGQTSTGECVIFRAHLSHDSSLIYYQENINPKQYEQGLIFSIANYFIFLL, encoded by the exons CGCCCCAAGGAACCACCCCCCATGGTCATTCAAGGAGACTTCAGGAAA GTGAGCGGGATCAGTACAGAGATCTTCAAGCAGATCGAGACTGTCGAAAACGATCATGACGCTTCGACAGCGGCGGCCCTCGAAGCTGTCGAGCGGAGAGGCGAGATGGTCGTGCGTGTCATTGAGCCTCGGCAAATGGGTAGACAGGCTTCCGAGGCggcgaaaaaatttattgctatgCAG CACCGTTTGATGATGTGGAAAAAG GATCCTAAGCACCCTATCCACTTTGTCGAGATAATCAAACGACCGGGACAGACCCTCGGTCTCTACATACGCGAGGGCAACGGCGTCGACAGGAACGATGGAGTTTTTATTTCCAGGATAGCTCTGGAGACCGCCGTCTACAATAGCGGCTGTTTGAAG GTGGGCGATGAAATCTTGGCGGTGAATCTGGTCGACGTGACGCACATGAGTCTCGATGATGTCGTCATCATCATGTCGATACCAAGGCGACTCGTCTTGGCCACGAGACACGGTCCACATCAACCGGTTTCACATGTCCGCCAGACCGAGCACAAGGCGCCACCCGTGGTAGTTATCAAGAGGGAATTGAACGAGGATGAGAATGACCACGTGACAAGTAATCATGTCAG AGATGGCAGTAGCCGTAGGCGAGGCGACGGCCGCGAAATGTTACCGTCGCGATCGAGACTCGGTCTCACGGGTTTGGGATCAAGCCAGGATCTTGGATCGAGCAACGGTGATCTGTATTATAATTCACGGCCGGAAGGACACTGGTCCTATcaaccgccaccgccgccggtTATCACGCACCAGCCGAAACCTTCATCGACGCAACATTTTCAACCGTACGAGCGTGGTTATCCGAAAACGTTGGAGAGCTTAGCTGAGAAA GATTTTACAAAG GTACACCCCTTCTACGCGGGGACCATGATGCCCTCGTCGAATGGCCGACGTATGTCGACGGGTGGCGGAATGCAATCAGTCGGCGGCAGGTTGTCGGGTCAAACCGCGCAGTCGACTCATTACGGCTTCAGCCAGCACACCGGAAGCGGAAGGATCATGCCGAGAAGCGGTTCCGACCAGCACCTACCCCGAGTCGATTATACGAGTATCACGACGCCGGCGCGACATACCCTTCTTAGATCCAGCTTGAAATCAG GTACATCAGCATTACGTTACAACACGAGGTATGGTGGACAGACTGACATAACGTCCGCCGCGCAGAGACAAGGACAATTTGGCACCTTGACGAGGCGACATCGACCTTCGTTGGACTACGCCTCCGACACCGAGGCTACTTGCTCCAGCTCGCCGAAATCAGCGTATTACTATTATAGGCACAACATGAATAATCCACCTCAAAGTAGCGTCGTATCGCATTTAGCTACTCTTTCGAGGTCACAAATCGGTCAGAGTTCCTCAG GTTTAAGGTCAAACTCGTTACCACGAAGCGGTCGGACGTTGCCCCAGCAACCCGGTCTCAGATCGGGTCTCAGCACGGTCGCGTCGGGCCTGATCGATCAAGAGGACAGCGACGGTGCTTTATCGGCACCGGAATTGCCTTCCATCAGGCGTGACAGAG GCAGGATACCGTCCTCGCCGAGCGTATTCACGTCGGATGAATATCGCGCCTGGTTGAGTCGCACGCCAAGCACCAGCGCCTTGTATGAGCAGATCAGGGCGACCACAAGTAGACCACCTCGTTACACATACAGCGCCGAGAATATTCACGCAGCCGTCAATCAG GGTGAATATGGCAGTTATGGTGGGTATAGACCGCTCTCGAGCACGCTCGATCGCCTGTCGACAAGATCGGCGTCGGCCCAACAGGTCAATCTCGCAAATCTCAGAGCGTCAACGGCAATTAGCTCGACGTGTCATCGCGGTACAACGAATCCAAGGCCAGCCTCGGTAGCATCGAGCGCGCGCTCGTCGCTCGTGGCCCAGAAATCGTCGTTAACGAGCTCCGTGAGTCAACGGGCGACATCGGTCAGGAGAATTAGAAATCTGTTGGATCTTGAGTCTACGAGGAGCATACCTACCCCAACGCCTACCAGAACTCAGGGTCAAATACTGCTAGATATTAATCCTGCAG AGTTCCTCAAGTATAAGATAGAGAAGCCGCCGACTGTGGGCACTCCGAGCTCAACGAGCTCCCTTTTGAGTTCACTCGGGGAGACAACTGGTGGCGATTTCGCGAGCGGAGTCAGCGGATTATTATCGGTCCATCTTTTAGCGGGACGCGGGCTTCGAACGACTACGACCTCATCGGCTGCCACTACACCTTCCACTCCTTCCGGTCAACCAAATTTAG cTAGTTGTGGCTTGAGAGACTTGTACTGCGTACTGGAATGCGACAGGGTGCACAAAGCTCGAACAGTAGTACGAACCGGCGATTTAATGTTCGACTGGGACGAGACCTTCGAGCTGGACCTCGTAGGCAACAGGCAGCTGGATCTGCTCGTTTACTCTTGGGATCCGCAGTACAGGCATAAACTCTGCTACAAGGGATCGGTGCATTTAGCGAGTTTGCTGAAAGAGTCACCGGAGCATCAGCTAGCTGTCAAAGTCGAACCACGTGGCACAATCTATTTAAAACTGCGATACACCGACGCTCAACAAACTTTTCGTCGAAGAGGTCTACCAGTCATATCCTTAGCTACAAGAGTCGCGCCTCTTTTTGGGGTTGATCTGGATACAGTA gtAAGTCGAGAAACTAAGACTGGCGGAGTTCCCGGTGGAGTTTCCACGGCTTTGGCGATGGGAGTGCCGAACATTCCGATTATCGTATGGCGTTGCGTCGAGGAGGTGGAGAGAAGAGGGCTCGATATCATCG GTTTGTATAGACTTTGCGGTTCGGCGACCAAGAAGAGGATACTTAGAGAAGCTTTCGAAAGGAATGCACGATCCGTAAATCTGTCGCCCGACAACGTACCGGATATCAATGTCATCACTG GCGTTCTGAAAGATTATTTACGAGAACTTCCGGAACCTCTCTTCACGAAGTGCCTCTACCAAATGATGGTCGATGCACTAGCCGTCTGTTTGCCAGACGACCCACAGGGCAATGCTAAGCTTATGTTCAGTATACTAGATTGTCTGCCTAAAGTCAATAGA TGCACATTGATTTACTTGCTGGATCATCTGGCGATGGTGGTATCGCAGTGCAATAAAATGTCACCAGCAAGTCTTGCCGTTTGCTTCGGCCCAGTATTGATGTTACATTCAGATGAAAATGGACCCCCGCTAGATTTCCAACAACCGATAGCCGTACTGAAATATTTGCTGGAGATTTGGCCAGTCAAGTCAG ACAGTTCGGAAGACTTCTTCAGTCGGTTCAACACTTCCTCGAGTTATGCCAGCAGTCGAGCGCAGCAGCAGTCAGCAGCATCTGCAACAGGCGCAACAGTTGGTGCAGCAACAGCTACAGGTGCAACTACAGGGAACATTGGGACGCACAGGGCTGCCTTGGCAGCAGCCACCCTCACTTCATCATCAACCCCCCCAAACTACGGTAGCCGCAGTCCTCGGGCCCTCCATTCGTCCTCCACCACCGGTCAAACCTCGACAGGTGAGTGCGTCATTTTTCGTGCACACCTCTCGCACGATTCGAGTTTGATTTATTATCAAGAGAATATTAACCCTAAACAGTACGAGCAGGGTCTGATCTTCTCGATtgcaaactattttatttttttattgtaa